A window from Halomicrobium urmianum encodes these proteins:
- a CDS encoding beta-CASP ribonuclease aCPSF1 yields the protein MSTVDKQLETVRAEIADEVPPDISISDVKYEGPELVIYTRNPKKFARNGDLIRRLASKLRKRITVRPDPDVLARPEDAEERILEVIPEEAGVTDLEFHPETGEVVIQARKPGVVIGRHGKTLREITQEVGWTPEVVRTPPIESTAVENVRNFLKQEREDRRDILERVGRQIHREPMSDDEYVRVTTLGCCREVGRAAFILSTPDTRILIDCGAKPGAAEEQPYLQLPEALGSGASTIDAVVLTHAHLDHAALIPLLYEYGYDGPIYCTEPTRDLTGLLTLDYLDRAGDEGRSPPYDSEMVREAIKHAIPLEYGDVTDIAPDVKLTLHDAGHALGSAISHFHIGDGLYNVAFSGDVQYDDTRLFDGAVNDFPRVETLVLESTYGGRNDHQTDQEDAERKLTDLVTETHDRDGSVLIPASAVGRAQEVMVVLEEAMREGDVPEMPVYLDGMIWEATAVHSTYPEYLRDDLRDRIFDEEDNPFLADAFERVEGGDDERRSISDGEPCIVLSTTGMLEGGPVRSWLEYLGDDPDSTLAFVDYQATGTLGRRIQNGWNEIPVGDGTVDLEMDVQTLDGFSGHADRQGLENFVRTMNPRPDKVLCVHGDESATQDLSSGLYHEFNMRTFAPQNMETFRFI from the coding sequence ATGAGCACGGTCGACAAGCAACTCGAGACGGTCAGGGCAGAGATCGCGGACGAGGTACCGCCGGACATCTCCATCTCGGACGTGAAATACGAGGGGCCGGAGCTGGTGATCTACACCCGGAATCCCAAGAAGTTCGCCCGGAACGGCGATCTCATCCGCCGGCTGGCGAGCAAGCTCCGCAAGCGGATTACCGTCCGCCCCGACCCGGACGTCCTCGCCCGACCGGAAGACGCCGAGGAGCGCATCCTCGAGGTGATCCCCGAGGAGGCCGGCGTGACCGACCTCGAGTTCCACCCGGAGACGGGCGAGGTCGTCATCCAGGCCAGGAAGCCCGGCGTCGTCATCGGTCGCCACGGCAAGACGCTCCGGGAGATCACCCAGGAGGTCGGCTGGACGCCCGAGGTCGTCCGGACGCCGCCGATCGAGTCCACGGCAGTCGAGAACGTCCGGAACTTCCTCAAGCAGGAGCGCGAGGACCGCCGGGACATCCTCGAACGGGTCGGCCGCCAGATCCACCGCGAGCCGATGTCCGACGACGAGTACGTCCGCGTCACCACACTGGGCTGCTGCCGCGAGGTCGGCCGGGCCGCGTTTATCCTCTCGACGCCCGACACCCGCATTCTGATCGACTGCGGGGCGAAACCCGGTGCGGCAGAAGAGCAGCCGTACCTCCAGCTTCCCGAAGCGCTGGGCTCGGGTGCCAGCACCATCGACGCCGTCGTGCTGACCCACGCCCACCTCGACCACGCCGCGCTGATCCCGCTGCTCTACGAGTACGGCTACGACGGCCCCATCTACTGCACCGAGCCGACCCGCGACCTGACGGGCCTGCTGACGCTGGACTACCTCGACCGCGCCGGCGACGAGGGGCGATCCCCGCCGTACGACTCCGAGATGGTCCGCGAGGCGATCAAACACGCCATCCCGCTCGAGTACGGCGACGTCACGGACATCGCGCCGGACGTCAAGCTCACCCTGCACGATGCCGGCCACGCCCTCGGCTCCGCCATCTCGCACTTCCACATCGGCGACGGCCTGTACAACGTCGCCTTCTCCGGGGACGTCCAGTACGACGACACGCGCCTGTTCGACGGCGCGGTCAACGACTTCCCGCGCGTCGAGACGCTCGTGCTCGAATCCACCTACGGCGGCCGCAACGACCACCAGACCGACCAGGAGGACGCCGAGCGGAAGCTCACGGACCTGGTCACCGAGACCCACGACCGCGACGGCTCCGTCCTGATCCCCGCCTCCGCCGTCGGTCGCGCCCAGGAGGTGATGGTCGTCCTCGAGGAGGCCATGCGCGAGGGCGACGTCCCCGAGATGCCCGTCTACCTCGACGGCATGATCTGGGAGGCCACCGCCGTCCACTCGACCTACCCCGAGTACCTCCGCGACGACCTCCGCGACCGCATCTTCGACGAGGAGGACAACCCCTTCCTCGCCGACGCGTTCGAGCGCGTCGAGGGCGGCGACGACGAGCGCCGGTCGATCTCCGACGGCGAGCCCTGCATCGTCCTCTCGACGACGGGCATGCTCGAGGGCGGCCCCGTCAGGTCCTGGCTCGAATACCTCGGCGACGATCCCGACTCGACGCTCGCCTTCGTCGACTACCAGGCGACGGGCACGCTCGGCCGGCGCATCCAGAACGGCTGGAACGAGATTCCCGTCGGCGACGGCACGGTCGACCTCGAGATGGACGTCCAGACGCTCGACGGCTTCTCCGGCCACGCCGACCGCCAGGGCCTGGAGAACTTCGTGCGCACGATGAATCCCCGTCCCGACAAGGTCCTCTGCGTCCACGGCGACGAGTCCGCCACGCAGGACCTCTCCTCCGGCCTCTATCACGAGTTCAACATGCGCACGTTCGCCCCGCAGAACATGGAGACGTTCCGCTTTATCTAG
- a CDS encoding disulfide bond formation protein B: MDRVTERRLLAFGTVVAAVATAGSLYFSEVMGLLPCELCWYPRILMYPLVVVLGVAALEGRTSAYRTVLPLSVLGAGIAAYHSWLQASGASSSCSLGGCASVQYRLAGLTIPNLALIAFLLASAAALAAWRLEW; encoded by the coding sequence GTGGACCGGGTGACTGAGCGGCGGCTGCTGGCGTTCGGGACGGTCGTCGCCGCGGTGGCGACGGCGGGGAGCCTCTACTTCTCGGAGGTCATGGGACTACTGCCGTGCGAACTGTGCTGGTACCCGCGGATCCTGATGTACCCGCTGGTGGTCGTGCTGGGAGTGGCTGCCCTCGAGGGACGAACGAGCGCCTACCGGACGGTCCTGCCGCTGTCGGTCCTCGGCGCGGGGATCGCGGCGTATCACTCCTGGCTCCAGGCGTCCGGTGCCTCGTCCTCGTGCTCGCTCGGCGGGTGCGCGAGCGTCCAGTATCGTCTCGCCGGTCTAACCATTCCGAACCTCGCGCTGATCGCCTTCCTGCTGGCCAGCGCAGCGGCGCTGGCCGCGTGGCGGTTGGAATGGTAG
- a CDS encoding aldo/keto reductase — protein MDYVRLGTTGLEVSPICLGTWRFGEVSSGVMETDREEAHELLDAFAERGGNFIDTANGYGEGRSEQWIGEWLEDRDREDFVIASKCYWSDVSRFQENLSRKNVRAEVEGSLEKLDTDYLDVLYLHRFDDETPIERTLRTVDDLVSEGKVHHVGISTCDAWKLTKGLWQADVNNYEAFTVTQPQYSAVHREPVDEYLDVCADQDLAVCPYSPLHGGLLTGKYERTAEGDVEAPDGSRGDLEEHFEDWYLSEDAWDVVEEIEAVAEEADATPAQVALRWLMDEEQFTCVPIVGARTVDQLDENLGAVDVDLSEDQRARIDEAGASGD, from the coding sequence ATGGACTACGTCCGACTCGGGACGACTGGTCTGGAGGTATCGCCCATCTGCCTCGGAACCTGGCGCTTCGGCGAGGTTTCCAGTGGCGTGATGGAGACCGACCGCGAGGAGGCCCACGAACTGCTGGACGCCTTCGCCGAGCGCGGCGGGAACTTCATCGACACGGCCAACGGCTACGGCGAGGGCCGCAGCGAGCAGTGGATCGGCGAGTGGCTCGAGGACCGCGACCGGGAGGACTTCGTGATCGCCTCGAAGTGCTACTGGTCGGACGTCTCCCGCTTCCAGGAGAACCTCTCGCGGAAGAACGTCCGCGCCGAGGTCGAGGGATCGCTGGAGAAGCTCGACACAGACTACCTGGACGTTCTGTACCTGCATCGCTTCGACGACGAGACGCCGATCGAGCGGACCCTCCGCACGGTCGACGACCTCGTCAGCGAGGGGAAGGTCCACCACGTCGGCATCTCGACGTGCGACGCCTGGAAGCTCACCAAGGGCCTCTGGCAGGCCGACGTGAACAACTACGAGGCCTTCACCGTCACTCAGCCCCAGTACTCCGCGGTCCACCGCGAGCCCGTCGACGAGTACCTCGATGTCTGCGCCGACCAGGACCTCGCGGTCTGCCCGTACTCGCCGCTGCACGGCGGTCTGCTGACCGGCAAGTACGAGCGCACCGCCGAGGGCGACGTCGAGGCGCCGGACGGCTCCCGGGGCGACCTCGAGGAGCACTTCGAGGACTGGTACCTCTCGGAAGATGCCTGGGACGTCGTCGAGGAGATCGAGGCCGTCGCGGAGGAGGCCGACGCCACGCCCGCGCAGGTCGCCCTGCGCTGGCTGATGGACGAGGAACAGTTCACCTGCGTGCCCATCGTCGGCGCCCGGACGGTCGACCAGCTCGACGAGAACCTCGGCGCCGTCGACGTCGACCTCTCCGAGGACCAGCGCGCGCGGATCGACGAGGCGGGCGCGAGCGGGGACTGA
- a CDS encoding HalOD1 output domain-containing protein, which translates to MSSTTNPADEHDGIGYDPETDTYVSQHDWTDVEPLYLTVIETVSAVTETEPIAMEPLYSVLDPDALETLLSTSRDSGVSISFLLDDCTVRVADDGEVSVGLER; encoded by the coding sequence ATGAGTTCTACCACGAATCCAGCCGACGAACACGACGGCATCGGGTACGACCCGGAGACGGACACGTACGTCAGCCAGCACGACTGGACGGACGTCGAGCCGCTCTATCTCACCGTTATCGAGACGGTCTCTGCAGTCACCGAGACGGAACCGATCGCGATGGAGCCCCTGTATTCGGTCCTCGACCCGGACGCGCTCGAGACCCTCCTGTCCACTTCGCGTGACAGCGGCGTCTCGATCTCGTTCCTGCTCGATGACTGTACCGTCAGAGTCGCGGACGACGGCGAGGTGAGCGTCGGTCTGGAACGATGA